A genomic region of Mycobacterium senriense contains the following coding sequences:
- a CDS encoding SDR family oxidoreductase, with product MDPSNGESTGPGDTAGNTVHYPKVVLVTGACRFLGGYLTARLAQNPMIKGVIAVDAIAPSKDMLRRMGRAEFVRADIRNPFIAKVIRNGDVDTVVHAAAASYAPRSGGTAALKEINVMGAMQLFAACQKAPSVRRVVLKSTSEVYGSSAHDPVMFTEDSTSRRPFRNGFAKDSLDIEAYARGLGRRRPDIAVTILRLGNMTGPAMDTTLSRYLAGPLVPTMFGRDARLQLLHEQDALGALERAAMAGKAGTFNIAADGIIMLSQAIRRAGRIPLPVPGFGVWALDSLRRANRYNEISRDQFDYLSYGRVMDTSRMRSELGFQPKWSTAEAFDDYIRGRHLTPIIDPHRVRSLEGRAISLAQRWGSRNPIPWGGVR from the coding sequence GTGGATCCGTCGAATGGGGAGAGCACCGGGCCGGGTGACACCGCAGGCAACACCGTGCATTACCCCAAGGTCGTGCTGGTTACCGGTGCCTGCCGGTTTCTGGGTGGCTACCTGACGGCTCGGCTCGCGCAGAACCCGATGATCAAAGGGGTCATCGCGGTCGATGCAATAGCCCCGAGCAAGGACATGCTGCGCCGGATGGGGCGCGCCGAGTTCGTCCGGGCTGACATCCGTAATCCCTTCATAGCCAAGGTGATTCGCAACGGCGACGTCGACACGGTGGTGCATGCGGCGGCGGCGTCCTACGCGCCGCGATCCGGTGGCACCGCGGCGTTGAAAGAGATCAACGTGATGGGCGCGATGCAGCTGTTCGCGGCCTGCCAGAAGGCGCCCTCGGTGCGCCGGGTGGTGCTCAAGTCGACGTCGGAGGTGTACGGCTCGAGCGCGCACGATCCGGTGATGTTCACCGAGGACAGCACCAGTCGCCGGCCATTCCGCAATGGTTTCGCCAAGGACAGCCTCGACATCGAGGCCTACGCGCGCGGTTTGGGACGGCGCAGGCCGGACATCGCGGTGACGATTCTGCGGCTGGGCAACATGACCGGCCCGGCGATGGACACCACGTTGTCGCGTTATCTGGCAGGGCCTTTGGTGCCGACCATGTTCGGCCGCGACGCACGACTGCAACTGCTGCACGAGCAGGATGCGCTGGGTGCGCTGGAGCGTGCGGCGATGGCCGGCAAGGCGGGAACGTTCAACATCGCCGCCGATGGCATCATCATGCTGTCGCAGGCGATCCGGCGGGCTGGCCGGATTCCTTTGCCGGTACCGGGTTTCGGTGTGTGGGCCCTGGATTCGTTACGGCGCGCAAACCGTTACAACGAGATCAGTCGTGATCAGTTTGATTACTTGAGTTATGGCCGAGTCATGGATACGAGTCGGATGCGATCAGAACTTGGCTTTCAGCCGAAATGGTCGACGGCGGAAGCGTTTGACGACTACATTCGCGGCCGCCACCTGACTCCCATAATCGACCCACATCGGGTACGCTCCTTGGAAGGTCGCGCCATATCCCTGGCTCAGCGCTGGGGTAGCCGAAATCCAATTCCGTGGGGTGGGGTCAGGTAG
- a CDS encoding 30S ribosomal protein bS22, with protein sequence MGSVIKKRRKRMSKKKHRKLLRRTRVQRRKLGK encoded by the coding sequence ATGGGTTCAGTAATCAAGAAGCGGCGCAAGCGTATGTCGAAGAAGAAGCACCGCAAGCTGCTGCGTCGCACCCGGGTGCAGCGCAGAAAACTCGGTAAGTAA
- a CDS encoding cell division/environmental response transcriptional regulator → MTSSNGPSARDAAGKPRDASSVDSQQGRTQFLTVAEVAALMRVSKMTVYRLVHNGELPAVRVGRSFRVHAKAVHDMLETSYFDAG, encoded by the coding sequence ATGACGTCTAGTAACGGGCCATCAGCGCGAGATGCTGCAGGTAAGCCACGGGACGCCAGTTCCGTTGACAGCCAGCAGGGCAGGACGCAGTTCCTCACCGTCGCCGAGGTAGCGGCGTTGATGCGGGTCTCCAAGATGACGGTGTATCGGCTGGTGCATAACGGCGAGCTGCCCGCGGTCCGGGTGGGCCGGTCCTTCCGGGTGCACGCCAAGGCCGTCCACGACATGCTGGAGACGTCCTACTTCGACGCCGGCTGA
- the proC gene encoding pyrroline-5-carboxylate reductase: protein MARIAIIGGGSIGEALLSGLLRAGRQVKDLVVVERVPERAKYLADTYSVLITSVSDAVENASFVVVAVKPADVEPVMAEIARAAGAAESDTAEQVFVTVAAGITITYFESKLPAGTPVVRAMPNAAALVGAGVTALAKGRFVTAPQLEGVSALFDSVGGVLSVPEGQMDAVTALSGSGPAYFFLLVEALVDAGVAAGLSREVAADLTAQTMAGSAAMLLERMDADRQLGQAEAPGLRVDATATQLRATVTSPGGTTAAGLRELERGGLRAAVDAAVQAAKMRSEQLRITSE, encoded by the coding sequence ATGGCAAGAATCGCGATCATCGGTGGTGGCAGCATCGGGGAGGCACTGCTGTCGGGTCTGCTGCGGGCCGGCCGGCAGGTCAAGGACCTGGTGGTGGTCGAGCGGGTTCCCGAGCGCGCCAAGTATCTGGCGGACACGTATTCGGTGCTGATCACTTCGGTGTCCGATGCGGTGGAGAACGCGTCGTTCGTCGTGGTCGCGGTCAAGCCGGCCGACGTCGAGCCGGTGATGGCCGAGATCGCCCGTGCGGCCGGCGCCGCCGAGAGCGACACCGCCGAGCAGGTCTTCGTCACCGTCGCGGCCGGGATCACCATCACCTACTTCGAGTCGAAGCTTCCGGCCGGGACGCCGGTGGTGCGGGCCATGCCGAACGCGGCGGCCCTGGTCGGCGCCGGGGTCACGGCCCTGGCCAAGGGCAGGTTCGTCACCGCTCCGCAGCTCGAAGGCGTCTCGGCCCTGTTCGACTCCGTCGGCGGCGTGCTGAGCGTCCCGGAGGGCCAGATGGACGCCGTCACCGCGCTGTCGGGCTCCGGACCCGCATATTTCTTCCTGCTGGTCGAGGCCCTGGTCGACGCCGGCGTCGCCGCGGGTCTGAGCCGTGAGGTGGCCGCCGACCTGACCGCGCAGACCATGGCGGGCTCGGCCGCGATGCTGCTCGAGCGCATGGACGCCGATCGGCAGTTGGGTCAGGCCGAGGCCCCCGGCCTGCGGGTGGACGCCACGGCGACGCAGCTGAGGGCGACGGTGACCTCGCCCGGCGGTACCACCGCGGCGGGCCTGCGTGAGCTGGAACGGGGGGGCCTGCGAGCGGCGGTCGACGCGGCCGTTCAGGCCGCCAAAATGCGCTCTGAGCAGCTAAGAATTACATCAGAGTAA
- a CDS encoding thioesterase family protein has product MSALFTTAMTLREAGSGVFEGELDKRWTIGPKVHGGAMLALCANAARTACGGQSDGLEPAQQPVAVSASFLWAPDPGQVQLVTSIRKRGRRISVVDVELNQGDRTAVHAVVNLGEPERFPPDGAVRPLLSANLVLDLMAPEPPDDLEPIGPGHPLAGLVHLGEGCDVRPVLSTMAPRSDGRPPVIQMWARPRGVAPDALFALMCGDLSAPVTFAVDRTGWAPTIQLTAFLRGLPADGWLRIVATCTEIGHDWFDEDHTVVDSLGRLVVQARQLALVPAAR; this is encoded by the coding sequence ATGAGTGCGCTATTCACCACCGCAATGACGCTGCGGGAGGCCGGTTCAGGCGTCTTTGAGGGCGAGCTCGACAAGCGCTGGACCATCGGTCCCAAGGTGCACGGCGGCGCGATGCTGGCGCTCTGCGCCAACGCCGCCCGCACCGCCTGCGGTGGCCAGTCCGACGGCCTCGAGCCGGCCCAGCAGCCGGTCGCCGTGTCGGCGAGCTTCCTGTGGGCGCCCGACCCCGGTCAGGTGCAGTTGGTGACCTCGATCCGCAAGCGTGGCCGCCGGATCAGCGTCGTCGACGTCGAGCTCAACCAGGGCGACCGGACCGCGGTGCACGCCGTGGTGAACCTCGGCGAGCCCGAGCGCTTTCCGCCCGACGGCGCGGTGCGACCACTCCTGTCGGCCAACCTGGTGTTGGACCTCATGGCTCCCGAGCCGCCCGACGACCTCGAGCCCATTGGGCCGGGTCATCCGCTGGCCGGCCTCGTGCACCTGGGGGAGGGTTGCGACGTGCGGCCGGTGCTGTCGACGATGGCGCCGCGCAGCGACGGGCGCCCGCCGGTGATCCAGATGTGGGCGCGCCCCCGCGGCGTGGCCCCGGACGCCCTGTTTGCCCTCATGTGCGGCGATCTGTCCGCGCCGGTGACCTTCGCCGTGGACCGCACCGGCTGGGCGCCCACGATCCAGCTCACGGCGTTTCTGCGGGGCCTGCCGGCCGACGGTTGGCTGCGGATCGTCGCGACCTGCACCGAGATCGGGCACGACTGGTTCGACGAGGACCACACCGTCGTCGACAGCCTGGGCCGCCTGGTGGTGCAGGCCCGTCAATTGGCATTGGTCCCTGCCGCTCGCTAG
- a CDS encoding sugar phosphate isomerase/epimerase family protein — protein MRPAIKVGLSTASVYPLRAEAAFEYAARLGYDGVELMVWAESVSQDVAAVKKLSERYRMPVLSVHAPCLLISQRVWGANPIPKLDRSVRAAEQLGAQTVVVHPPFRWQRRYAEGFSEQVAKLEASSDVMIAVENMFPFRADRLFGSGQSLERMRKRGGGPGPAISAFAPSYDPLDGNHAHYTLDLSHTATAGTDSLDMAERMGAGLVHLHLCDGNGLPADEHLVPGRGTQPAAEVCQMLAGSHFAGHVILEVSTSSARSADEREDMLAESLQFARTHLLR, from the coding sequence GTGCGCCCCGCCATCAAAGTCGGCCTTTCCACGGCTTCGGTGTACCCGTTGCGGGCCGAGGCGGCCTTCGAGTACGCGGCCCGGCTCGGCTACGACGGCGTGGAGCTGATGGTGTGGGCCGAGTCGGTCAGCCAGGACGTCGCCGCCGTCAAGAAGCTGTCTGAGCGCTATCGCATGCCCGTGTTATCCGTGCACGCGCCCTGCCTGCTGATCTCGCAGCGGGTGTGGGGCGCCAACCCGATCCCCAAGCTGGATCGCAGCGTGCGCGCCGCCGAGCAGCTGGGCGCCCAGACCGTGGTGGTGCACCCGCCGTTCCGCTGGCAGCGGCGCTACGCCGAGGGTTTCTCCGAGCAGGTGGCGAAGCTGGAAGCGTCCAGCGACGTGATGATCGCGGTGGAGAACATGTTCCCTTTTCGGGCGGACCGGTTGTTCGGGTCCGGCCAGTCACTGGAACGGATGCGCAAACGCGGCGGCGGGCCCGGCCCGGCGATTTCGGCGTTCGCGCCCTCCTACGACCCGCTCGACGGCAACCACGCCCACTACACGCTGGACCTGTCCCACACCGCAACCGCGGGCACCGACTCGCTGGACATGGCCGAGCGGATGGGAGCGGGGCTCGTGCATCTGCACCTGTGCGACGGCAACGGTCTGCCCGCCGACGAGCACCTGGTGCCCGGGCGCGGCACGCAACCCGCCGCGGAGGTATGCCAGATGCTGGCCGGCAGCCACTTCGCCGGGCACGTCATCCTGGAGGTGTCGACGTCCAGCGCGCGTTCCGCCGACGAGCGCGAAGACATGCTCGCCGAATCGCTGCAGTTTGCCCGCACGCATCTGCTGCGCTGA
- a CDS encoding Ppx/GppA phosphatase family protein, with amino-acid sequence MRLGVLDVGSNTVHLLVVDAHRGGHPTPMSSTKATLRLAEATDSAGKITKRGAEKLISTIDEFAKIADSSGCEELMAFATSAVRDAGNSEDVLSRVRKETGVELRVLTGVDESRLTFLAVRRWYGWSAGRIINLDIGGGSLEMSSGLDEEPEVALSLPLGAGRLTREWLPDDPPGRRRVAMLRDWLDAELAESSVNILEAGSPDLTVATSKTFRSLARLTGAAPSGAGPRVKRTLTANGLRQLISFISRMTTADRAELEGVSAERAPQIVAGALVAEASMRALSIESVDICPWALREGLILRKLDSEADGSALMEPSVRNAGGQVVDRNQNRSRGDKP; translated from the coding sequence GTGCGATTGGGCGTTCTCGACGTAGGCAGCAACACGGTGCATCTGCTGGTGGTGGATGCCCACCGCGGTGGTCATCCGACGCCGATGAGTTCGACGAAAGCCACCCTGCGTCTGGCCGAGGCCACCGACAGCGCCGGAAAGATCACCAAACGCGGTGCCGAGAAGCTGATCTCCACGATCGACGAATTCGCCAAGATCGCCGACAGTTCGGGCTGCGAGGAGCTGATGGCCTTCGCCACATCCGCGGTCCGTGACGCCGGCAACTCCGAGGACGTGCTGAGCCGGGTCCGCAAGGAGACCGGCGTCGAACTGCGGGTGCTGACCGGGGTCGACGAGTCGCGACTTACCTTCCTGGCGGTGCGCCGGTGGTACGGCTGGAGCGCGGGCCGCATCATCAACCTGGACATCGGCGGCGGCTCGCTGGAGATGTCCAGCGGCCTGGACGAGGAACCCGAGGTCGCGTTGTCACTGCCGCTGGGCGCCGGCCGGCTCACCCGTGAGTGGCTGCCCGACGATCCGCCCGGCCGGCGCCGGGTGGCGATGCTGCGGGACTGGCTGGACGCCGAACTCGCCGAATCCAGCGTGAACATTTTGGAGGCGGGTAGTCCCGACCTGACGGTGGCGACTTCGAAGACTTTCCGCTCGCTGGCCCGGCTCACCGGTGCGGCGCCGTCGGGCGCCGGACCGCGGGTCAAGCGGACGCTTACAGCAAACGGCCTCAGGCAACTCATATCTTTCATCTCTAGGATGACGACCGCTGACCGGGCAGAACTGGAAGGAGTGAGCGCCGAACGGGCACCGCAGATCGTTGCGGGTGCTCTGGTGGCCGAGGCAAGCATGCGAGCGCTGTCGATCGAATCGGTGGATATTTGCCCGTGGGCATTACGGGAAGGTCTCATCTTGCGCAAACTCGACAGCGAAGCCGACGGATCGGCCCTCATGGAGCCTTCGGTGCGTAATGCTGGAGGCCAGGTAGTTGATCGGAATCAGAACCGATCGAGAGGCGACAAACCATGA
- the regX gene encoding two-component sensory transduction protein RegX, with protein MTSVLIVEDEESLADPLAFLLRKEGFEATVVTDGSAALAEFDRGGADIVLLDLMLPGMSGTDVCKQLRARSSVPVIMVTARDSEIDKVVGLELGADDYVTKPYSARELIARIRAVLRRGGDDDSEISDGVLESGPVRMDVERHVVSVNGDTITLPLKEFDLLEYLMRNSGRVLTRGQLIDRVWGADYVGDTKTLDVHVKRLRSKIESDPANPVHLVTVRGLGYKLEG; from the coding sequence ATGACCAGTGTGCTGATCGTGGAGGACGAGGAGTCGCTGGCAGATCCGCTGGCCTTCCTGCTCCGCAAGGAGGGTTTCGAGGCCACCGTGGTGACCGACGGTTCGGCCGCACTGGCCGAGTTCGATCGGGGCGGCGCCGACATCGTGCTGCTCGACCTGATGCTGCCCGGAATGTCGGGTACCGACGTCTGCAAGCAGCTGCGTGCGCGTTCCAGCGTGCCGGTGATCATGGTCACCGCCCGGGACAGCGAGATCGACAAGGTCGTGGGCCTCGAACTCGGCGCCGACGACTATGTGACCAAGCCGTATTCGGCGCGCGAGTTGATCGCGCGGATCCGGGCGGTGTTGCGCCGCGGCGGTGACGACGATTCCGAGATCAGCGATGGCGTCCTCGAATCCGGTCCGGTGCGGATGGACGTGGAACGCCACGTCGTCTCGGTCAATGGCGACACGATCACCTTGCCGCTCAAGGAGTTTGACCTTCTCGAGTATCTGATGCGCAACAGTGGCCGGGTGCTGACCCGCGGACAGTTGATCGACCGGGTGTGGGGTGCCGACTACGTCGGCGACACCAAGACGCTGGACGTGCACGTCAAGCGGCTGCGGTCCAAGATCGAATCCGACCCGGCCAACCCGGTGCACCTGGTGACGGTACGGGGGCTGGGCTACAAGCTCGAAGGCTAG
- a CDS encoding sensor histidine kinase → MTVFSALLLAGVLSALALAAGVLVGIRLSPRAVQRRQRVEWTGITVAQMLQRIVALMPLGAAVVDVHRDVVYLNDRAKELGLVRDRQLDDQAWQAAQQALTGVDVEFDLRPTKRSGGRSGLSVHGQARLLSEEDRRFAVVFAHDQSDYARMEATRRDFVANVSHELKTPVGAMALLAEALLASSDDSETVRRFAEKVLVEANRLGDMVAELIELSRLQGAERLPNVIEVDVDQVVGEAISRHKVAADNADIEVRTDAPSGLRVLGDETLLVTALANLVSNAIAYSPPGSPVSISRRRRGENIEIAVTDRGIGIALEDQERVFERFFRGDKARSRATGGSGLGLAIVKHVAANHNGSIGVWSKPGTGSTFTLSIPAAVESDQDHDESEQAPGRDVRPNRSQREEELSR, encoded by the coding sequence GTGACTGTGTTCTCGGCGCTGTTGCTGGCCGGGGTTTTGTCCGCGCTTGCGCTGGCCGCGGGTGTGCTGGTCGGAATCCGGCTGTCACCGCGGGCGGTGCAGCGCCGCCAGCGGGTCGAGTGGACCGGGATAACCGTCGCGCAGATGTTGCAACGCATCGTGGCGCTGATGCCGCTGGGCGCGGCGGTGGTGGACGTCCATCGCGACGTCGTCTACCTCAATGACCGGGCCAAGGAGTTGGGCCTGGTGCGCGACCGTCAGCTCGACGACCAGGCCTGGCAGGCGGCACAGCAGGCCCTGACCGGCGTCGACGTCGAATTCGACCTGAGGCCGACGAAACGGTCGGGCGGCCGGTCCGGGCTCTCGGTGCACGGGCAAGCCCGGTTGCTCAGCGAAGAAGACCGCCGGTTCGCCGTGGTGTTCGCCCACGATCAGTCCGACTACGCGCGGATGGAAGCGACCCGGCGCGACTTCGTGGCCAACGTCAGCCACGAACTCAAGACCCCGGTCGGCGCCATGGCGTTGCTCGCCGAGGCCCTGCTGGCCTCGTCCGACGACTCCGAAACCGTGCGGCGGTTCGCCGAGAAGGTGCTCGTCGAAGCCAACCGGCTGGGCGACATGGTCGCCGAGCTGATCGAGCTGTCCCGGCTACAGGGCGCCGAACGTCTGCCCAACGTCATCGAGGTCGACGTCGATCAGGTTGTGGGCGAAGCGATTTCGCGCCACAAGGTGGCAGCTGACAACGCCGATATCGAGGTTCGTACGGACGCGCCCAGCGGTCTGCGGGTGTTGGGCGACGAGACGCTGCTGGTCACCGCCCTGGCCAACCTGGTGTCCAACGCCATCGCCTATTCGCCGCCGGGTTCGCCGGTGTCGATCAGCCGCCGCCGGCGCGGCGAGAACATCGAGATCGCGGTGACCGACCGCGGCATCGGAATCGCCCTGGAAGACCAGGAGCGGGTTTTCGAGCGGTTCTTCCGAGGGGACAAGGCGCGCTCGCGCGCCACCGGCGGCAGCGGGCTGGGCCTGGCCATCGTCAAGCACGTCGCGGCCAACCACAACGGCAGCATCGGCGTGTGGAGCAAACCCGGGACCGGATCGACATTCACTCTTTCCATTCCCGCTGCCGTGGAGTCTGATCAAGACCATGACGAATCCGAGCAAGCACCGGGTCGCGACGTGCGGCCCAACCGCTCACAACGAGAGGAAGAACTAAGTCGATGA
- a CDS encoding phosphoglyceromutase has translation MGDTATLVLLRHGESEWNSLNLFTGWVDVGLTEKGRTEAVRSGELLTENNLLPDILYTSLLRRAISTAHLALDAADRLWIPVRRTWRLNERHYGALQGLDKAETKARYGEDQFMAWRRSYDTPPPPIEKGSEFSQDTDPRYADIGGGPLTECLADVVVRFLPYFTDVIVPDLRSGKTVLIVAHGNSLRALVKHLDQVSDDEIAGLNIPTGIPLRYDLDTDLRPLVPGGTYLDPEAAAAGAAAVASQGSG, from the coding sequence ATGGGTGACACCGCCACGCTGGTACTGCTTCGCCACGGCGAAAGCGAATGGAACTCGCTGAACCTCTTCACCGGATGGGTCGACGTCGGCCTCACCGAGAAGGGCCGGACCGAGGCCGTGCGCAGCGGTGAGTTGTTGACCGAGAACAATCTGCTGCCCGACATCCTCTACACCTCGCTGCTGCGCCGGGCCATCTCAACCGCGCACCTGGCGCTGGACGCCGCCGACCGGCTGTGGATTCCGGTGCGGCGCACCTGGCGGCTCAACGAGCGTCATTACGGGGCGCTGCAGGGGCTGGACAAGGCCGAGACGAAGGCCCGCTACGGCGAGGACCAGTTCATGGCCTGGCGGCGCAGCTATGACACGCCGCCCCCGCCCATCGAGAAGGGCAGCGAGTTCAGCCAGGACACCGATCCCCGGTACGCCGACATCGGCGGCGGCCCGCTGACCGAGTGCCTGGCCGATGTGGTCGTGCGCTTCCTGCCGTATTTCACCGACGTCATCGTCCCGGACCTGCGAAGCGGCAAGACGGTGCTGATCGTGGCGCACGGCAACTCGCTGCGGGCCCTGGTCAAGCACCTCGACCAGGTGTCCGACGACGAGATCGCCGGACTGAACATCCCGACCGGCATCCCGCTGCGCTACGACCTGGACACTGACCTGCGGCCCTTGGTGCCCGGCGGCACCTATCTGGACCCGGAGGCGGCCGCCGCGGGCGCCGCCGCGGTTGCCAGCCAGGGCAGCGGCTGA
- a CDS encoding YbjN domain-containing protein has protein sequence MSPAVERVIEDALQASGLNYSKHAGAHGGLSGLVVELPGERKLKTNTILSVGEHSVRVEAFVCRKPDENHEGVYRFMLKRNRRLYGVAYTLDNVGDIYLVGRMSLASVDADELDRVLGQVLEAVDSDFNTLLELGFRSSIQKEWEWRVSRGESLKNLEAFAHLIDDDDDDADDR, from the coding sequence GTGAGCCCAGCGGTGGAGCGCGTGATCGAGGACGCCCTGCAGGCCAGCGGGCTGAACTACTCGAAACACGCTGGCGCACATGGTGGTCTGTCGGGACTGGTGGTGGAACTGCCCGGCGAGCGCAAGCTCAAGACCAACACCATCCTGAGCGTCGGCGAGCATTCGGTGCGGGTCGAGGCGTTCGTGTGCCGCAAGCCCGACGAGAACCACGAAGGCGTCTACCGCTTCATGCTCAAACGCAACCGCCGCCTCTACGGCGTGGCCTACACGCTGGACAACGTCGGGGACATCTATCTGGTGGGCCGCATGTCGCTTGCCTCGGTGGACGCCGACGAACTCGACCGGGTGCTCGGGCAGGTGCTCGAAGCGGTGGATTCGGACTTCAATACGTTGCTGGAGTTGGGTTTTCGTTCGTCGATCCAGAAAGAGTGGGAGTGGCGGGTGTCCCGCGGTGAGTCGCTGAAGAACCTGGAGGCCTTCGCCCACCTGATCGACGACGACGACGATGACGCCGACGACCGCTGA